One window from the genome of Nomascus leucogenys isolate Asia chromosome 12, Asia_NLE_v1, whole genome shotgun sequence encodes:
- the POGK gene encoding pogo transposable element with KRAB domain — protein MESTAYPLNLTLKEEEEEEEIQSRELEDSPADMQKVRICSEGGWVPALFDEVAIYFSDEEWEVLTEQQKALYREVMRMNYETVLSLEFPFPKPDMITRLEGEEESQNSDEWQLQGGTSAENEESDVKPPDWPNPMNATSQFPQPQHFDSFGLRLPRDITELPEWTEGYPFYMAMGFPGYDLSADDIAGKFQFSRGMRRSYDAGFKLMVVEYAESTNNCQAAKQFGVLEKNVRDWRKVKPQLQNAHAMRRAFRGPKNGRFALVDQRVAEYVRYMQAKGDPITREAMQLKALEIAQEMNIPEKGFKASLGWCRRMMRRYDLSLRHKVPVPQHLPEDLTEKLVTYQRSVLALRRAHDYEIAQMGNADETPICLEVPSRVTVDNQGEKPVLVKTPGREKLKITAMLGVLADGRKLPPYIILRGTYIPPGKFPSGMEIRCHRYGWMTEDLMQDWLEVVWRRRTGAVPKQRGMLILNGFRGHATDSVKNSMESMNTDMVIIPGGLTSQLQVLDVVVYKPLNDSVRAQYSNWLLAGNLALSPTGNAKKPPLGLFLEWVMVAWNSISSESIVQGFKKCHISSNLEEEDDVLWEIESELPGGGEPPKECDTESMAEGN, from the exons ATGGAGTCCACAGCCTACCCTCTCAATTTGACcctgaaagaagaggaagaggaagaagagattcAGAGCCGGGAACTAGAGGACAGCCCGGCAGACATGCAGAAAGTACGAATCTGCTCTGAGGGTGGATGG GTACCAGCCCTATTTGATGAGGTGGCCATATATTTTTCCGATGAGGAGTGGGAAGTTTTGACGGAGCAACAAAAGGCCCTCTACCGGGAAGTCATGAGGATGAATTATGAAACTGTCCTGTCCCTGG AATTCCCATTCCCTAAGCCAGACATGATCACCCGTttggaaggggaggaggagtCTCAGAATTCTGACGAGTGGCAGCTCCAAGGAGGCACCTCTGCAG AAAATGAAGAATCTGATGTAAAGCCTCCAGACTGGCCAAACCCAATGAATGCTACCTCCCAGTTTCCTCAGCCTCAGCACTTTGACAGCTTTGGCCTCCGTCTGCCTCGGGATATCACAGAGCTGCCCGAGTGGACTGAGGGGTACCCCTTCTACATGGCCATGGGCTTCCCAGGGTATGACCTCTCGGCTGATGACATAGCTGGGAAGTTTCAGTTCAGCCGGGGCATGCGCCGCAGTTATGACGCAGGGTTCAAGCTGATGGTGGTGGAATACGCTGAGAGCACCAACAACTGCCAGGCTGCCAAGCAGTTTGGAGTATTGGAAAAAAACGTTCGAGACTGGCGCAAAGTGAAGCCACAGCTTCAAAACGCCCACGCCATGCGGCGGGCATTCCGAGGCCCCAAGAATGGGAGGTTTGCTCTGGTGGACCAGCGTGTGGCCGAATATGTCAGATACATGCAGGCCAAAGGGGACCCCATCACCCGGGAGGCGATGCAGCTGAAAGCTCTCGAAATCGCCCAGGAAATGAACATTCCAGAGAAAGGGTTCAAGGCAAGCTTGGGTTGGTGTCGAAGAATGATGAGAAGGTATGACCTGTCTCTGAGGCATAAAGTGCCCGTGCCCCAGCACCTGCCAGAAGACCTGACTGAGAAACTCGTCACTTACCAGCGCAGTGTCCTGGCTCTGCGCAGGGCGCATGACTATGAGATAGCTCAGATGGGGAATGCAGATGAGACGCCCATTTGTTTAGAGGTGCCGTCACGGGTAACTGTTGATAACCAGGGCGAAAAGCCTGTCTTGGTCAAGACACCAGgcagggaaaaactgaaaatcacaGCAATGCTTGGTGTCTTGGCTGATGGGAGGAAGTTACCACCGTACATCATTTTGAGGGGAACGTATATCCCCCCGGGGAAGTTTCCCAGTGGGATGGAAATCCGCTGCCACCGGTATGGGTGGATGACTGAAGACTTGATGCAGGACTGGTTGGAAGTGGTGTGGAGACGGAGGACAGGAGCAGTGCCCAAGCAGCGAGGGATGCTGATCTTGAATGGCTTCCGGGGCCATGCCACAGATTCCGTGAAGAACTCCATGGAAAGCATGAACACTGACATGGTGATCATCCCAGGGGGTCTGACCTCACAGCTTCAGGTGCTGGATGTTGTGGTCTACAAGCCACTGAATGACAGTGTGCGGGCCCAGTACTCCAACTGGCTTCTGGCTGGGAACCTGGCGCTGAGCCCAACTGGGAATGCTAAGAAGCCACCCCTGGGCCTCTTTCTGGAGTGGGTCATGGTCGCATGGAATAGCATCTCAAGTGAGTCCATCGTCCAAGGGTTCAAGAAGTGCCATATCTCCAGCAACTTGGAGGAAGAAGACGATGTCCTGTGGGAAATCGAGAGTGAGTTGCCAGGAGGAGGAGAACCACCCAAAGAATGTGACACCGAAAGCATGGCTGAGGGCAactga